Sequence from the Candidatus Poribacteria bacterium genome:
TCTTGAGTTGATTATCCCGTGGATTGACCTGAATCCAAGCGGTGCTCGCCATGGCAATCGGTTTGGCAGTATCAAATGTGCTTGCATCAGCCATTTTCCCATTTGCTAGTCGTCCACGCAACAGCAGCGCATGTACCGGCACCTGTGGTGTCATGTCTCCACTGATCGGCATAGGAAAAACCCCCTGACCGTTTTCTATATCAACCCAATGATACTGATTGGCTTTTGGGCCCTCCACAACAATCAGGGCACGCGCCTGCTGAAACGGACTTTTCAAGAGCAGATTAGCTGTCTCACCGGGATTGTATGCGGTTTTGTCCGGTGTGGTCTCAAAGACGTTTGCCTTCGGCTTTTCCCACGCTACGGCAGTATCGCCTGCAACGTAAAGGTCGGCGGAGACGGTTTGTCGTCTGCCGAGCCTGTCCTGGGCTGCAATTTCAACAACGTAAACGCCCGCCGCTTCGACAGGCAACGATAGTTTCATCGGTTCTGCCGTTGAAATCAGCGTTTGTTGCGTAAGGGGAACATCTACCACTTCAGTTACATACTCCGCCTTCCCCGTCGTGAAATCGCTCTCTTTGAGATACGAATGCCACTGACGGTGCATCAACCGCAAATGGAATTCCAACCCTTCTAACGGCTTTCCTTCATGGTTCAGCACCAGCACTTCTGGGTTGATAATTAGCGTGTCCTTGAGAAACCTCTCCAACTTTAACCCCAAAACGAAAGCGGGAGCTGCCGACACAAGTTTAGCAGCAGTGACCGTCTGTTCATCGGCACCGCGCACTGTGGCTTCGACCACATATACACGGGAACTGCCATCCGGCTCTAAGGCGGGGTTAAGTTCCAGCGTTGAAGAACCGTTTTCGTCTGTAAGTTCCTGTTTTGTAATACCTGTTGCACGGAAAGGAGTACCGTCGCTAAAACGTTGATCTGTTGAAAACAGAAACCCGGCGTATTCGGTTGGCACACCGAAGCTATCAGAATGCTGTGTAACCTGCCACGTCACCTCTTGACCGACTACTCTGCCACCGGCATAGTAGTCAGCGATCATCGTCAGTGTGAAAGCTCTATCCGTCGGAACGGTATCTGGTCCCAACAGTTGAACTTCAAAGCGAGGGATACGATAACTCTCTTTCTCGAAATCCACAGAGGCAAGACGTTCCTGATCAACATCGTCGAAAATGCTTGCCTGATAGTACCCTGTAGGCAACTGTTTCTCATCAAATTTGTGATAAAAACTGCCAATCTCAGTCAAGGTGAGCGGATATGTCCACTTTTTATCCCCTGGTCCTTCCACTACTAAACTTCTGCGGCGATCCGCCTCATATATGAGGCCGCCCATTTGTCGCAGCCTTACATATCCTTTAATGTGAACAGGTTCCTCCGGGCGATACACCGGGCGTTCTGTAAAAATATGCGCCTTCCGCACCGGCTGGTCTTTGATATGACGAGGTTTACTTCTTAACCAGTTGAGCCAATTTCGACGGGAACTATACCAGTGATTGTCCAGAAAATGGGGTGGTGGCTTAGCAGGGTTGAGTGTCAGCACATCCCCTTCGTGACTAATCACGATGCGGCGTAGACTCGCTTCAATCTCCTTCGTGTGCACATAACGGAACTGTCCTGTGCTGTCAGTGACACCTGAAATAATCGGCTTCCAAACCTGACGCGAGTCGTTATGATGTCGCCCTTCGACGATTACCTGTGCCCCAACCACGGGTGCGCCGGTGCTCAAGGAGGTCACAACAAAGTTCACCGCTGAGTCCTCCTCAACCGTGCTGAGGCTCAAATCTGTCACCTGAATCCGGGCGTAATTTCGTTGGGTGCTGCTCCCTATTTTACGGTAACCAAGGAGATATGTCCCCGGCTGGGCCTCACCAGAAATTTTCGTCAATAAGGCTTTGAGGTCAAGACCAAATCGCAGGTTACCCATTCGATCCTTCATCGGCAGAGACACCAATCGGGATATAAGCGGACTTCCAAGCAGCTGGATGTGCTTGGGCATATTTCTGGCAAAAGCCGGCTCTTCGCCAGGACCCGGTGGGCGGGATTCCTCATTCACCCTCACGGATCTGTCCGGGAAGGGCCAAAAATTCCGATCCAAGGGATCTAGCTTATATATCCGCAGATCGACCTGTTCCTCACCGCGTCCTTCCATCGGAAATTTCTGTGCCCCGTAGCGTTCGAGAATGCCCCTGCTCTGGCGCCACCGTAGATAAGGATCAGCGTGCGTGTAGTAAAAATAGACTGCGGCTTCACCAAATGCCGAGAGATTTCTGCCGTTCGCGTCTGTTAGTTCCGTTTCCTGAAGGGTTAATCGGTAAACCCGATCTCTTTCGGGACTGAAGTGGAGATCGAGCCGTTTTCCAGAAACCTCAAAACGGAAATTCTTCACAGCAGGCTCGAATCGCACCAACCGCTTTACTGTTTCCATTGAAATCGGTCCAAGTTCATGGCTGAATTCGAGGAAAAGTGGCTCATCGCCACCGCCACCTTGGAGCGGTTGCTCTACCGGATACGCGCTACCCTTAGCAGCAACGGGAAAGACAACACGCCCACAACCAATGCCAGTCAACCGAAAGGGGGTCTGAGTCGCAAACGTATGCCGAACGAGAGCTCCCTTAAGACGCTCGTCTAACGAAAGCTGCAACGTCATGGTCAATATCCTGCCGTAAGGAATAGAATCATCAAAAGTGATCTGGTACTGAACCGCATCCCGAATCGATGTCCGTTCAATCTCTTTGACTGTAAAGTCTCGATCCGTTAGTTCTACAAGCGCCGGCACTGTCCCATCTCCCGTAGCTTCTAGTCCCGGTGTTGGGCGCACCTCGAAACGCAGCATTGCGCTCAACTCGTCAACATTTAGCCGATCTGCAAAAGATAGCTGTATCTCCTGAATCGGCTCTAGTTCTTGGCTGCCACCGGCTGGCGAAATACTTTTCGGTGCTGCCATCAGCGTAACAAGCGGGTGCGCTACTCCGTTGACGGTTATCGAAAATCGCCGCAGGACGGGCCAACGAACGGTCGGAAGGAACTGTATGGTTTTGGCATCGAGCCATTGATATTCACCAGGATGATCGGGTTTAATCTGAAATAGTTCGCCGGGGGCATCCGCTGGTTCATCAGCGTTAGGTCTACTCTCTACGGGAAAAAAGACAGTAACGGGATCGTAGCCTCTTAGGAAGATCTCCGGAACAACGGTCACCCCTTCCTGACCAAACGCACCCCAGACGATATTCAGTAGGAGGGTTACACTAGCGATAACTGGTGCTTTCGTTTTCATGACTTTATATCTTCCTTTCAGCTACTCAAAATTGTGCTAGCCATTTCAATGACGATTAATTCCGGCTGCTATCCGGGCGGCTTCGACCCAATAGGCTCAACAGGCGATCATCAGCGGTCTGTAGATAATCTTCAGGAACCGGAACCTGATTACATAAGTTGAAGCGCCAATATGCCCAACGTGCAGCGTACTGCGACTGTAAGATATAGCGTGTCCGATCTGATCGATTGGGTGCACCGCGGTGCCAGCACTGGGGATCCTGCAGGTAGATGTCCCCCGCTTTACAGAAGACCGATGTGGGCCCCTGACCTTCAAACTCCGGATGATCCTGATCATTCGGCCCCCGACCAGAATAGTGGCTGCCACGAACGTACTGCGTAGGTCCATGGTCAAGCGTCTCAATGTCTGTCAATGCCATCTGTACGGTAATCCACAAGACCTGCATCTGAATCCGTGGATCGAAACGAGGCACATCGTCCGGCAGCGGGAAATGCACCTGCCCATCGACATGCCACCGCTCTATTGACAGACCGGGCAGATTCCGCAGCACATTTTGACCACAGAATTTACAACCTTCCCCCACAATCGCTTCCGCCAAACTGAGTATCGGCTCCCGAAGAAGCATCTCTCGAAAAATTGGATCAAGCTCGATTGTATTCCTCAGAATGAACGGCAGCTCTTCCCCCGACTCATCATGCGGCTTCACTTGGATGTATCTCGTGTCGGCGAGGTGCGGACTCGTCCTGTCGGCGAGGGATTCATCTGCAAAGAGTCTGTCGGTTGTGTCGCGCAGCGCGGTAATTTCTTCAGGCGTCAGCACACCGGGAATGTGCACGAAGCCATCACGATGAAACTGTTTGACAATCTGTTCTGTTTTCTCTTCACTAAACGGCTCACCCGGTAAAATTTGACTAGTGTTCATGATAACCCTTTCTTTGGAAGTATATAGCTTGATGTATGAAAAGTGTCAAACCCGTTGGTATAGAATCACGCTTCACGTTTCACACAGCAAATCGCACACAATACGATAATCAGCAGTTTGCGTATTGTATCACACACTAACCGGCAACTCTGTGCACACGAATCGTTTACGAATTGGTAATCGACCCATCGCGTCGGCGGAGGAAAGGTCCCTGTCCAATCTCCGCAGGATTTGCGAGTGCCAATTCCTCATTGAACTCGACACCAAGCCCCGGTAACTCAGGAACCGGAAAACGCGAACCTTCAGGCTGCGGTTGAACAGGAAACAGATCTGAATCATAGCGGCCTGTACGTTCGGTGGGCGATTCCCTTATCTCTAACCACGCAAAATTGGGCACAGCCGCCGCCAAATGAATCGTCGCCGCGGTACAAACCGTTCCCAAAGGGTTATGTGGCATGAGGTCAATATAGTGCACTTCTGCCAAACTGGCGACCTTCATCGCCTCCGTCAAACCCCCGACATTGCAAACATCAAGGCGAACAAAATTGGTGATACCCCGTTCAATATAAGGGGCAAAATCCCACTTGTTTGAAATCTCTTCCCCGATTGCGAAGGGCACATCCACCATCGTCCGTAACGATTCGTAAGCCTCCGGCGTCTCATCGCGGATTGGCTCTTCCAAAAAGTCAAGCGTTCCGGGAGGCATCCGATGACAGAATGAAGCCGCTTCCGCAACGCTGAGGCGGTGGTGATAGTCAACACCGAGAACAGGCTCAGGACCAATAGCCTCCCGCAGCTGTGTCAGCCACGTCGCCGCGAAGATATTTCCATTGGGTCCCTGTGCTCCTCGTGCTATCCATGTCCGGATGACATTCCACCCATTCTCGATCAGCAAATTGGCATCCGCGATCAGCTGTTCCGCCGATTGAGCGTGCGTCGTCGCAAAGCAGGGGACGTAATCCCGCTGTTTCCCACCAAGCAACTGATAGACGGGAACCCCCAAGGCTTTACCGACAATGTCATGAAGCGCGATGTCAATCGCAGCGATCGCAGCGGTGAGGATACGTCCGCCCTCAAAATACTGGCTCCGATACATCTCCTGCCACAATGCACCGATACGCATCGGGTCTTGACCGAGCAGAAATTCACGATAATGTTGAACCGCACCAACCACAGCCAAAGCGCGGCTCGGTATGCCTGCCTCACCCACCCCATAAATGCCCACATCGGTCTCCACTTTCACCACAAGTTGGGTGCCGCCCACCCGCACCGGAAACGTCTTAATATCAGTAATCTTCATCAAATTACCTCCCGTATAATTTGGATATTTCGATTGACTCAGTTTATGCGTCGTGGTATATTTTTATTGTATCAGGTTTCGGCAATTTGCCCAACACAATTATTCGGTATCAACCTGTGTTATTATCAAATACGGAAGGTGATTCACAATGACCGAAAATGTGTGGAGAACTGAGGCTGCGAAAGGGTGCTCACGTTCCCTCCAATCTTATTGGGTTATGCAGCAAATAGTGTGCCAGCCAACCCTGCAAGTTACCTTGTTCGCTCTGACAGTGTGCCTGCTCACCGTTGGGTTAACGTACGCAGACTATTGGGCGGGTGTAGAAGCTTATATGCGAAAGGATTACAAAACGGCGCTACAGGAATTGCGACCACTCGCTGAAAGTGGCGACTCTAAGGCTCAGTTTCGACTCGGCGTGATGTATGACAATGGAGAGGGTGTGCTTCAGGACTATGGAGAAGCACTCAAGTGGTATCGAAAGGCTGCTGAACAAGGAAACACTACAGCCCAGTTCAATCTGGGTCTTATGTATGCAAGAGGCGAGGGCACCCTTCAGGACTACAGGGAAGCAATCAAATGGTATCGAAAAGCTGCCCAACAAGATCATGTCATAGGCCAGTTTAATCTCGGCGCTATGTATGCAACCGGCAAAGGCGTTGTTCAGGACAGAGAAGAGGCAATCAAATGGTATGAAAAAGCCATTGAACAAGGTCCTGCGGGAGACCAAGTTATCCTCGGCCTCAGGTATGTAAATGGTGCGGGCGTTGCTCAGGACTATGGCAAAGCACTCAAGTGTTTTCAGAAGGCTGTCGAACACGGCAATACCATAGCCCAACTTTACCTCGGCAGTATGTATGAATTTGGCATGGAGCTTGATCGAAATTACGTTACAGCGTATATGTGGTATCATCGAGCTGGCACGCTAGGTATTGAAGGAGCGCTCGCAGAGCGTGATAAAATCACTGAAAAAATGACCGGCACCCAAATTGCCGAAGCTCAACGTCTGGCGCGTGAATGGAAACCAAAGAAGATGGACTAATGACCAAACGCTAACAGGGAACAGAAAGGAAGGTTGAATGAAACGAGTCGCCAAGCCAGAAGGGAAATTTAACGTTATTATCGAAGACGCACCGATGCCTGAACCCGGTCCCGGCGAAGTTCGTGTCAAAGCGGTGCGGAGTCTCATCAGCCGAGGCTCAGAGATGGGAGGGCGCTATACTCGTGAATATGCGGTCAACCCCGAAAGCATGGGATATTCGCTCGCAGGCATCGTCGACGCCATCGGTGAAGGAGTCGACCACTACGCTGTCGGCGACCGGGTCGTCGCTTCAGCACCGCATGCACAATACACCGTCCGTCCCGTCCAGCTGAGATCGCCCCAAGACCAAGCCCAAGTCGTTCCCATGTTACCGTCCGTAAACTTCGACCAAGCACCCTACTATCCGCTCGTCTCCGGCGCTGTATCTTGGATAGACATTGAGGACATCCAGCCTTACGATACGGTTGTCATCATCGGCCAGGGGTTGGTAGGCAGCCTCCTGATGCAGGTCGCAAAAGCCAACCGACGCGGGCGTATCGTCACAGTAGACGCCCTTGACAGCCGATGCGCACTGTCCGAAGAGTTGGGGGCAGATGCGGTAATCAACGCTGCCGACGAAGATCCCGTCCGAGCGGTAAAAAAACTCACCAACGGGGTCGGTGCACACATAGTAGTGTATGCGGTCGGGGGACCCGCGGGACCGAAAGCCTTCGATCAGGGCTTGGACATGTTAGCGGTCGGTGGACTGCTGCATCTGATTGGTCTGTATGAACACCAACCGCTGCCGCTCATGTCGAGCAAGATTCAGGGACGGAGACTTTTGGGTGGCTATTATGGCCAAGTCGTTCCCGCTGGTGTCTCACTAAGAGCGATGCAGCTGCTCGGTTCAGGCACTATCCAGACGGAGAAAATGACGACGCACCGCTTCCCCTACACCGAAGCTGCTGCCGCATTTGATCTGCTCTACACTCAAATGAATGAAGCATTGGGCGTGCTACTTGATTGGGAAGTCCCAGACGCCTAATTTTACCTAAGAAATTCATCAAATCCTTGCGGCTTTGCGTTTGATTTTATAACCTTTGGTGCTAGTTTAGTGAGAAAGTTTTTTTACATTGTTCAAGTCGCTTTGGATCCCGATTTATCGGGGAGTTCATCGGTTCATTAGTCGGTTGGCTGTCATTCTTCTTATGTTCCACCCTTCGGATACACATGTCGCCCCGCTGGGGCTTTAGGGGATTTGTTTATCCGTGTGCTATAAACATGTCGCCCCGCTGGGGCTAAATGAACTGATGAACCAATGATTTTCACGTCTCACATTATCAGTCACATAAACATGTCGCCTCGCTGGGGCTAAATGAACTGATGAACCAATGATTTTCACGTCTCACGCATCACGTTTCACGTTATCAACAGCTGCAAACTAAGCACCATTGGTTTTATGCGCTTATCGAAAAAATCCCTGATCTCTTGAGAGAGGAGAAACACCCATGCCGAACAGTCACCGTCCCTCATTCCGAGGAAAACGTTATGTTGTCTCATCACTTCACTATCTCGCAACAATGGCGGGGGTCCGCATCCTCGAAAGCGGAGGCAACGCCGCCGATGCCGGTGTCGCAACCGGAATTTGTATCAACGTTCTCCAGCCCGGATCCGCCCAGTTTGGTGGCGTCGCACCAATTATCTACTGTCCTGCGTCAGGCAAACCCGTTGAAACAATTAGCGGACTTGGACGGTGGCCCAAAGCTGCGACAATGGACTACTTCCACGAACATCACGACGGCGATCTACCCGCTGGAATCCTGCGCACAGTCACCCCCGCAGCCCCGGATGGATGGCTGACAGCACTTGCGCGATTCGGCACAATGAGGTTTGAGGAGGTCATCCAACCCGCCTTAGACCTCGTCGAAAACGGAAGACCCGTGGATGACCAGTTCCATGGATTGGTAAGCGGAGACGGCATCAGAAATTGCCCCACAACCGCCGCAGTGTACAATCCCGGTGGGCATGTGCCACAAATTGGAGAGATCTTCGTCCAAAAAGACCTCGCAGAAACCTTCAAGCGGATGATCGAAGCCGAGCGCAAAGCCAGTGGAGATCGACGGGCCGGCCTCCGTGCGGCACGCGACCTAATCTATAAAGGTGAAATCGCCCACGAAATCGCCGACTTCTATCGGGCGGAGGGCGGTCTGCTGACCTACGAAGATCTGGCAGCATTTTCGGTGCGTGTCGAACCACCGGAGCATATCACCTACAATGGCTATGATGTGTACACCTGTGGTCCTTGGTGTCAAGGTCCAACGCTGAACATGGCGCTGAAAATTGTCGAAGGCTTTGATCTAAAGGGGATTGGGCATAACACCGCAGACTATCTCCACACCGTCGTTGAATCCCTTAAACTCGCCTTCGCGGATCGCCACGCATACTTCGGCGACCCCGATTTTGTACAGGTGCCGATGGCGGGATTGCTGGATGGAAGATATGCCGCCGAGAGACGCGCAGCTATTGACCCACAGCACGCCGCACCCGATATGCCGGCTCCCGGCAATCCGTGGCGATTCCATCCCGAACTCCGTCGCGAAAATGGTCCGTTCCCAACCATGGATCCAGAGCGTCCCCAACCAGAATACACGTCAGAATGGGAGACAGATACCAGTTACATCTGCGTGGTAGATGAAGCGGGCAATGCCTTTTCAGCGACACCGTCGGATGGCGTTGGTAGCACACCAGTCGTTCCCGGCTTGGGCTTTGCAATCTCGTCGCGTGGCACACAGACATGGCTCGACCCAGACCACCCCTGTTGCCTGCAGCCATGGAAACGCCCACGGCTCACGCCAAACCCCGCACTAAGTCTCAAGGAAGGGAAACCGTTCATGCCTTTCGGCTGCCCCGGCGGCGATGCACAGGTTCAGGGGATGCTACAGGTCTTCCTTAACATCGTTGAATTCGGGATGGAACCGCAGGAGGCCATTGAGGCACCCCGCGCGATAACACATAGTTTCCCTAACTCCTTCTGGCCCCACGGGATTCAGCCCGGCGAGGTAACCGTTGAAGCACGTGTTGATCCACGGGTACGAGAGGTTTTAAGAGAACGTGGGCATATCGTCCACGATAACCAAGAGTGGGGATCGGTCAGTTGCGTCTGTGCCATCACCGTCGATCCCGATACCGGTGTCCGTGCTGGCGGGGCTGACCCGAGATCAACATCGTACGCAATCGGATGGTAGGAAATGACAGATACTTCAAACCGAAAACAAGCGATTGTCATTGGAGGTGGCATCGCCGGACTGACGACATGCTACCGCTTAGTCACTGAATCGGCCAAACGCGGTATTCCCATCGATGTGAAACTGCTTGAAGCAGGAAACCGCGTAGGGGGCGCAATCCACACGTCCAAACAGGACGGTTTCATCATCGAACACGGTCCCGATGTTTTCATCTCGACCAAGCCATGGGCAAAAGCGTTGGCAGAAGAGTTGGGCATCGCCGATCAGTTTCTCGGCACAAACCCGAAAGAGCGACGCAGCTTCGTCCTACGAAAAGGGAAGCTTTATCCTGTCCCTGATGGCTTCTACCTAATGGCACCCGCTTCCTTTGTGCCCTTCGTAAAGACACCAATCTTCAGTTGGAGTGGAAAACTGCGGATGGGATTAGATTGGGTCATCCCCCGGCGTCGAAGCGATGAAGACGAATCGCTGGAAGGTTTCATCACGCGGCGATTGGGAAAGGAGGCGTTCACACGGATAGCACAGCCGATGATAGGCGGCATCTACACCGCAGATGGAAAAGACCTGAGCCTCAAAGCCACGATGCCACAATTCCTTGAAATGGAAAAGAAACATGGCAGCATCATCAAAGCGTTAGTGGCACGGAAGAAAGAATCCCAAGGTGGGGCGAGCGGCACAAGCGGTGCCCGCTACAGCCTGTTCCTCTCCTTCAAAGACGGGATGCAAACCCTGACCGATACCCTTGCCGAGCGTTTGCCCGACGATTGCATACAACTCGGCACCAAAGTCAGCCATCTAGATTACCAAGGTGATCAGGCAAAATGGCAGATCCATCTTGCAAACGGGGAACGGATGGAGAGCGATCTCGTGTGTGTTGCCCTCCCCGCACACGGTGCAGCGGACTTGGTAAAAGCAGTCGCTCCGAACCTGTCAGAGCCCCTCGTCTCAATCCCCTATGCCTCCTCCGCCATTGTTAATCTCGCTTTCCGTCGCACGGATATTGAACACCCCCTCAACGGAGCGGGTTTTGTTGTGCCCGCGGTTGAGGAACGCTCGATTATCGGATGCACATTCAGCAGCGTGAAATTTACTGAACGCGCTCCAGCGGACTATGCTCTCTTACGCGCGTATGTAGGTGGTGCAGGAAGCAGAGGAGAAGCATATTTCAACCGTTCTGAGTCGGAGATAGTCGAATCAGTGCTTAAAGAACTACACGAACTGCTGGGAGTCAAGAGCAGTCCTCAGTTTTCGCTCGTGTACAAACATCCAAACGCTATGGCGCAATACCATCTGGGGCATCTGGATCTGGTCGCAGAAATCGAGGCACAAGCGAGAAAACTGCCCGGATTTGCGCTCGCCGGAAACGCCTATCACGGAATCGGCATCCCAGATTGTATCAACAGCGGAGAGAAGGCGGCATATCTTTTGCTTGAACAAGGACTAAAATGACATCGGCTTTAACTGTACGAATAGCACGGATCTGTCTGTTGCTCGCACTTATAATGTTCTGTGCACAGGTGGAAACTGCTGACGAAACGGAAGATGACTCATTCTTCGAGCCTAGCTATCTGAGTTACGATGACATCTACCGAGATTTCACACAGAAAAAGATGTGCAAGCGATGTCACCCAGCAATCTGGCGCGAGTGGGAGCGGTCAATGCACGCGAAGGCGTGGGAAGATCCAATCTACCAAGAAGCCGCGAGTCAGGTTGAGGATCGGGAAAAGAAATGTGATCCGTGCCACGCCCCCGAACCGATCCTGATCACCGGTATCGGCAAAATGCCGAAGCTGCGAACTGAAGATCGAAAATACGGTGTCTCTTGTATCGTATGCCATATCGATGCACATGGGGCAATGCACGGACCACACAAGAGCACCAATCCG
This genomic interval carries:
- a CDS encoding zinc-binding dehydrogenase, yielding MKRVAKPEGKFNVIIEDAPMPEPGPGEVRVKAVRSLISRGSEMGGRYTREYAVNPESMGYSLAGIVDAIGEGVDHYAVGDRVVASAPHAQYTVRPVQLRSPQDQAQVVPMLPSVNFDQAPYYPLVSGAVSWIDIEDIQPYDTVVIIGQGLVGSLLMQVAKANRRGRIVTVDALDSRCALSEELGADAVINAADEDPVRAVKKLTNGVGAHIVVYAVGGPAGPKAFDQGLDMLAVGGLLHLIGLYEHQPLPLMSSKIQGRRLLGGYYGQVVPAGVSLRAMQLLGSGTIQTEKMTTHRFPYTEAAAAFDLLYTQMNEALGVLLDWEVPDA
- the hemG gene encoding protoporphyrinogen oxidase, with the protein product MTDTSNRKQAIVIGGGIAGLTTCYRLVTESAKRGIPIDVKLLEAGNRVGGAIHTSKQDGFIIEHGPDVFISTKPWAKALAEELGIADQFLGTNPKERRSFVLRKGKLYPVPDGFYLMAPASFVPFVKTPIFSWSGKLRMGLDWVIPRRRSDEDESLEGFITRRLGKEAFTRIAQPMIGGIYTADGKDLSLKATMPQFLEMEKKHGSIIKALVARKKESQGGASGTSGARYSLFLSFKDGMQTLTDTLAERLPDDCIQLGTKVSHLDYQGDQAKWQIHLANGERMESDLVCVALPAHGAADLVKAVAPNLSEPLVSIPYASSAIVNLAFRRTDIEHPLNGAGFVVPAVEERSIIGCTFSSVKFTERAPADYALLRAYVGGAGSRGEAYFNRSESEIVESVLKELHELLGVKSSPQFSLVYKHPNAMAQYHLGHLDLVAEIEAQARKLPGFALAGNAYHGIGIPDCINSGEKAAYLLLEQGLK
- a CDS encoding gamma-glutamyltransferase family protein, yielding MPNSHRPSFRGKRYVVSSLHYLATMAGVRILESGGNAADAGVATGICINVLQPGSAQFGGVAPIIYCPASGKPVETISGLGRWPKAATMDYFHEHHDGDLPAGILRTVTPAAPDGWLTALARFGTMRFEEVIQPALDLVENGRPVDDQFHGLVSGDGIRNCPTTAAVYNPGGHVPQIGEIFVQKDLAETFKRMIEAERKASGDRRAGLRAARDLIYKGEIAHEIADFYRAEGGLLTYEDLAAFSVRVEPPEHITYNGYDVYTCGPWCQGPTLNMALKIVEGFDLKGIGHNTADYLHTVVESLKLAFADRHAYFGDPDFVQVPMAGLLDGRYAAERRAAIDPQHAAPDMPAPGNPWRFHPELRRENGPFPTMDPERPQPEYTSEWETDTSYICVVDEAGNAFSATPSDGVGSTPVVPGLGFAISSRGTQTWLDPDHPCCLQPWKRPRLTPNPALSLKEGKPFMPFGCPGGDAQVQGMLQVFLNIVEFGMEPQEAIEAPRAITHSFPNSFWPHGIQPGEVTVEARVDPRVREVLRERGHIVHDNQEWGSVSCVCAITVDPDTGVRAGGADPRSTSYAIGW
- a CDS encoding phytanoyl-CoA dioxygenase family protein, which encodes MNTSQILPGEPFSEEKTEQIVKQFHRDGFVHIPGVLTPEEITALRDTTDRLFADESLADRTSPHLADTRYIQVKPHDESGEELPFILRNTIELDPIFREMLLREPILSLAEAIVGEGCKFCGQNVLRNLPGLSIERWHVDGQVHFPLPDDVPRFDPRIQMQVLWITVQMALTDIETLDHGPTQYVRGSHYSGRGPNDQDHPEFEGQGPTSVFCKAGDIYLQDPQCWHRGAPNRSDRTRYILQSQYAARWAYWRFNLCNQVPVPEDYLQTADDRLLSLLGRSRPDSSRN
- a CDS encoding sel1 repeat family protein; this translates as MQQIVCQPTLQVTLFALTVCLLTVGLTYADYWAGVEAYMRKDYKTALQELRPLAESGDSKAQFRLGVMYDNGEGVLQDYGEALKWYRKAAEQGNTTAQFNLGLMYARGEGTLQDYREAIKWYRKAAQQDHVIGQFNLGAMYATGKGVVQDREEAIKWYEKAIEQGPAGDQVILGLRYVNGAGVAQDYGKALKCFQKAVEHGNTIAQLYLGSMYEFGMELDRNYVTAYMWYHRAGTLGIEGALAERDKITEKMTGTQIAEAQRLAREWKPKKMD
- a CDS encoding mandelate racemase/muconate lactonizing enzyme family protein; amino-acid sequence: MKITDIKTFPVRVGGTQLVVKVETDVGIYGVGEAGIPSRALAVVGAVQHYREFLLGQDPMRIGALWQEMYRSQYFEGGRILTAAIAAIDIALHDIVGKALGVPVYQLLGGKQRDYVPCFATTHAQSAEQLIADANLLIENGWNVIRTWIARGAQGPNGNIFAATWLTQLREAIGPEPVLGVDYHHRLSVAEAASFCHRMPPGTLDFLEEPIRDETPEAYESLRTMVDVPFAIGEEISNKWDFAPYIERGITNFVRLDVCNVGGLTEAMKVASLAEVHYIDLMPHNPLGTVCTAATIHLAAAVPNFAWLEIRESPTERTGRYDSDLFPVQPQPEGSRFPVPELPGLGVEFNEELALANPAEIGQGPFLRRRDGSITNS